The genomic stretch ATCCGAACGTCCAGGCGCGGTCCGCCGGGCACGCGCACCTCGATCGGCTCCGCCCTCTCGCGGCCCGTCCGTGGCCACCCCGAGCGGTCCAGCGTCACGCCCCCTCCGGCCGGATCCAGCTGTACTGTCAACTCCGCCCCCGTGGCGGACCGCAGCAGAGTCACCGTCGTCGGGGCGACCGCGATGACCGTCAGGTCGTACGCGTCGGGCGGCGGAACCTTCTCACCCGGTGCCGTCACGAACGGCTCTGTCGCGCGCAGCAGTTCCAGCTCCGGCGCCGGTGCGACCCGCAGCGCCCCGTCCTCGTGGACGTCGACGACCCGCGGCGCGCTGAGGACCCCGGCCCACCCGGCCCGGTCCACCTCGCCCTGCTCCCGCGCCTCCCAGGACCAGCCCCACATCAGCGCGCGGCCGTCCTCCTGGAGCACCGCGGGCGCGTAGAAGTCCCGCCCCTGGTCCAGCCGCCCGCCCCCGCGCGCCTGGAAACGCAACTCGCCCTCGCTGCAAGGGACCAGGCTGCCCGTCAGATACCCCGTCGCCCAGGGATCGCCGTCCCACAACGACACCACCAGGACCCATTCCCCGCCCGCCGTCGCATACATCTGCGGGCACTCCCAGCCCACCGCACGGTCGCCGAACGCCTCAACCGCCACCGGGTCGTTGCCGTCCAGCAGCACACACGCGAACCGCCAGTCGGTCAGGTCCTCGCAGTCGTACAGCAGCACCGAGGGCGTTCCGTCGGCGTCGCCCGCGCCGAGCAGGGCCCAGCGTCGGCCGCCGCTGCGGAAGACGAACGGGTCGCGGAACATCACCACGTCCAAACCGGCGGGCGGCCCGGAGACCACCGGAGTGGGCAACGGCCGCCACTCGGAGAGTGTGGGGTCGTCGGGGTCGGCGGCCCGTGCCAGGCAGACCGTGCCGAGACCGGTGTGGCCGTGGTCGATGCCCGTGTACACCGCGGTCGGCACCCCGTCGTCGTCGACCACGCACCCGGACCAGCACCCCGCCTCGTCCGGCCCGCCCGGTGTCGGCGTGAGCGCGATCGGATGGTGCTCCCAGGTCACCAGGTCGGCGCTGGAGACATGGCCCCAGTGGACGTTGGCGTGTACGGGAGCGTCCGGGTTGTGCTGGTAGAAGAGGTGGTGCCGACCTCGCCAACGGAACGGTCCGTTGGGGTCGTTGACCCAGTTGGCGGGCGGACGGACCCGGAAGCGGGGGGCGTTGGGGTCCAGGGACGCGGGCGCGTGGCTCAACGGTTGACTCCTGCGGACGTGATGCCCTCGCGCAGAGGGCGCTGGCCGACGACGAACACGGCGACGGCGGGGATCATGGAGAGCACGACACCGGCGAGCACGACCGAGATCGAGCCGGTGCCGAGATTGCCCTGGAGCGAGACCAGGCCCAGCGGCAGCGTGTAGTTCTGGCCGGACGTCTCCAGGATCAGCGGGCGGAAGAACTCGTTCCAGTGGTAGTTGAAGGCCAGCACGCCGACGATCGCGAGCCCCGGTGTGGCGAGCGGGGCGTAGACCGAGCGGAAGGTCCGCCAGGGTCCGCAGCCGTCCAGCATCGCCGCCTCGCCGAGGTCCTTCGGCATGCCGAGGAAGTACTGGCGCATCAGGAAGGTGCCGAACGCGGTCGGGAAGGCGGGGATGATCAGGCCGAGCAGGGTGTCGGTCAGGCCCATCGACTTCAGCACCAGGAACACCGGCACGATGGTGACCTGGAGCGGCACCATCATCGTCGCCAGCACCAGCCCGAACAGCGGCTTCTTGAACCGGAACTCCAGGCGCGCGAACGCGTACCCGGCGAGCCCCGCGGTGATCATCTGGCCGACCGCGATCAGCGCGGTCACCAGCGTGGAGTTCAGCGCGAGCAGCCAGACGTCGAGCTGCTCGAAGACCCCGCGGTAGGAGTCCACGGTCGGATCCGTCGGGATGATCCTCGGGGGCAGGTCGAAGGATTCGGCCGGGGTGCGCAGGGAGGTGGACACCGTCCAGATGACCGGGCCGAGGGTCAGCAGGGCGCACACGGCAAGACCGGTGATCCGCGCCCAGGGCGCGAGCGAGTGCCGGGCACGGCTGAGGTTCAACGTCGCTTGGCTCATGGGGATTCACCGGCTCACTGGTAGTGGACGAAACGCCGGCTGAGCCGGAACTGGAGGGCGGTCACCGCCATGATCAGCACGAACAGCAGCACGCCCACCGCGGACGCCTCGCCGAAGCGGAGCTGCTCGAAGGCGCTCTCGTAGATGACCATCACGACGGTGCGGGTGGAGTCGCCGGGTCCGCCGTTGGTGAGGACGTACGGCTGCTCGAAGACCTGGAGCGCGTTGATGATGCCGACCACCGAGGCGACCAGCAGCGTCGGCGAGAGCAGCGGCAGGGTGACGGTGAGGTGCTTGCGCAGCCCCGTCGCGCCGTCCAGGGAGGCCGCCTCGTGGATCTCCTTGGGGATGTTGTTCAGCCCGCCGACGAACAGCAGGAAGGAGAAGCCGAACTGCTGCCAGACATAGACGAGGACGACCGCCGTCATCGCCGCGTTCTCCGATGTCAGCCAGGGCACGGGGGCGATCCCGACCAGCCCGATCAGCCAGTTCACGACCCCGAAGTCCTGGTTGAACAGGTACTTCATCACCACCGAGATGGACGCCGCGGACAGCACCAGCGGGAAGAAGAAGGCCGACCGGAACACCGAGCGCAGCCACATCGGCATCCGCCCGTTCACCGCCAGCGCCAGCACGAGGGCGATCAGCAGTTGCAGCGCGACCGCGAGCACCATGAACACCAGGGTGTTGCGGAACGATACGAGCACGGTCGAATCGCTGAACACCTCACGGTAGTTGGCGGCCCCCGCGAAGCTCGGGTCGTCGATGACGTTCCAGTGGAACAGGCTCAGCACGATCGATCCGGCGATCGGCACGACGGTGAAGACCACGATGCCGACGACCGTCGGCGCGAGGAACAGCGCGGCCAGCAGCCGTGTGCCCCGGTCCCGCGCGGAAGGCCGCGGGGCCGACGCGGCGGGCGCCGCCGGACGCGGCCGTACGGCCTGGATCTGGGTGTTCGTCATACGTCACGCTCCATGGCCTTCTCCAGGTCGCTCTGCATCCGGCGCAGTGCGGGAGCCACCGCGCGCCGGGAGGCCAGGGCCGTGCCGGTGTGCTTGAGCAGCACCTGCTCCACCTCGGCGACCTGCGGCGGCGCCGGGATCGGCCCGGTGTCGGGGAACTTGTCGAGGGTGTCGTAGAAGACCTGCCAGTGCTGTGGGCCGGTCTCCCGGTAGCGGGCCGCGTCGAGCATCGAACGGCGCGCGGGGGTGGTCTGGTTGGTCTCGAACAGCCGCATCAGGGTGTCCCTGCGGGCGGCGTACTTGATGAACTCCCAGGCCTCCTCCTGGCGTTTGGAGGTGCGCAGGAGTGCGTAGCCCGCGGCGCCGAACTGCATGCGCTGGGTGCGCCAGCGGGGGAAGTACTGCACGTCGTAGTCGCTCGCCCCCATGCCGGCCAGATGCAGACCGCCCGCCCAGAAGCCGCCCGCGGGCGTGACGCCGACCCGGCCGGTGGAGAACACGCCGACGAGGTTCTGGCCGTTGCCGCCCTCGGGCCGGGTGCACAGGTCCTCCTGGATGAGGGAGGCGAGATAGTCGTACGCCTCCTCCACCCGCGCGTCGGTCGCCTGCGGGGTCGTCCAGCGGAACCCGCCCCCGCGACCGGACCGGTCGGCGGCCGGGTAGAAGCCGTCCCACAGCCAGGCACCGCCCGGCGCCTTGGACTCGGTGAGGAGGTTGGTGCCGTTGGCGAACAGCCAGGGCACCACCCCGCCCCACAGGCGGTTGGTCCAGAAGTAGGGGGTGAATTGCGAGCCGCTGGACTTCTTCATGTCCCGGAGCAGTGCGGTGAAGTCGTCGCGGGTCCAGTCGGGGGCGGGGAAGCTCGCGCCCGCGCGCTTGAGGACCTGGTGGTTGAGGTACATGTCGGCCGCGTTGAACTCGACCGGCAGCTGGTACAGGCTCCCCTCGTACATCATCGACTCCACCAGCGAGGGATGGACGTCGGCGAAGTACTCGCGCAGCTCGGCCGCGTCCCGCTTCACCCACTTGTCGAGTGCCACTCCGAGACGCTGGGCGAAGAGCTGGACTCCCTCGGTGGCGACGTAGACCAGGTCCGGGGCGGTGCCCGCGGCGATCTGGGTGAGGATCTTGGCGAAGAAGTCCGACCAGTCGACGGCCTGCACCGCGTTGATCCGCAGCTTGATGTCGGGGTGGAGCTCCTTGAAGCCGTCGGTGAGCGTGCGGATGGCCTCGGGGCCGTACGCGGGGCCGAGGGTGGCGACGGTGAGGGAGCCGTCGTCGCGGCCGGGGATGTCGGCTCCGGTGAGCCGGTCCCAGGAGGCGGCGGTGCCGGCCAGGGAGGCGGCTCCCGCGCCGTAGGCGCCGTATCGCAGCAGGGTGCGGCGGGTGAGGTGCGAGTCGGTCATCGGGCGGGCCTAACTCGTGTTAGTCGAGCAGTGATGCCCCGAATGATGTGGACCGTGTTTCGTGCCTGTCAAGAGTCGTGCACCCCTTGACCTTTAACGTGTTAGGTCCCAGAGTCCTGGAGCACATGAGCCGCCGTGCCGACGGAAGGGACCGTTGCCCGATGCGAGGCATGACCAGGAGAGCGCTGTTCGCCGGATCGGCCGCGGGGACAGCGGCCGCGCTGCTGCCCGTCACACCCGCGAACGCCCGGCCCCGGCGGGCCGCCGCGGACGCGAGCTACCGCGCCGAGTACCACTTCACCGTGCCCGACCAGTGGAAGAACGACCCACAGCGCCCGATCTGGATCGATGGCGAGTACCTCTACTTCTACCTCTACAACCCCGACTACTTCGCGGGCGGAACCACCGCCGGCACCGCCTGGCGCCTGGCCACCAGCACCGACCTGGTGGCCTTCCGGGACCGGGGCATCGCCGTGCCGAAGGACACCACACCGAACGGCGACGTATGGTCCGGCTCGGCGGTGGTCGACACCGGGAACACCGCGAGCTACGGGGCGGGCGCGGTCGTCGTCCTGGCCACGATGGAGCCGGACGAGACCGCCAACTCCCAGGCCCAGTACCTGTACTACTCCACCGACGGCGGCCGCACCTTCACCCACGACGGCACCGATCCGGTCCTGCCCAACCCCGGAGTGAAGGACTTCCGCGACCCGAAGGTGATCCGGGACGAGGAGCGCGGCCGGTGGGTGATGGCGCTGGCCGAGCACACCAAGGTGGGCTTCTACCACTCGGAGAACCTGCGCGAGTGGACCTACGCCGGCGGCTTCGTCAAGGAGGGGATCGGCGTCCTGGAGTGCCCCGACCTGTTCCGCCTCACCGCCGAGGACGGCACCGCGAGATGGGTGCTCGGGGTGAGCGCCAACGGCAAGGGCTCCGGACTGCCGAACACCTACGCCTACTGGACCGGCGACTTCGACGGCAGCGCGTTCGCGCCGGACGCCCCGGAACCGCAATGGCTGGACCACGGCTGGGACTGGTACGGAGCCGTCACCTTCGACAAGCACCGCGCCGACGGCTCGGTCGACCCCCGGGCCCGCTACGCCATCGGCTGGCTGAACAACTGGGACTACGCCAACATCACCCCCACCATCGACACCGACGGCTTCAACGGCACCGACTCCATCGTCCGCGAGGTCACCCTGAGCCGCACCGCCTCGGGCACGTACTACCTCGCCTCACGCCCCGTCGCCGCCCTCGACCACCACGTCTCCCGCACCGTCGAGCTCGGCGACCTGGAGGTCGACGGCACCCGCGTCCTGGACTACCGCGGCACCGCCTACGAACTCTCCTGCGAGATCACCTGGGAGCAACTCACCGGCGCGGGCGTGCAGTTGCGCCGCTCCGGCGACGGCTCACGCCACATCGACGCCGGGATCTACGGCGACTACGCCTTCCTCAACCGCCGTAACACCGTCAACCCGGACGTCTCCGGCCGCTGGCAGGAGAGCAAGAGCCCCTTCGACCCCTCGGCGGGCCGGGTGCGGCTGCGCATCCTCGTGGACCGGACGTCGGTGGAGATGTTCCTCGACGACGGCCGGTATGTGCACTCCTCGGAGGCGTTCCCGTACCTGATCGACACCGGTCTCGCGCTGTTCTCGATCGACGGGAAGGCGGTGTTCCGGAACACGGTGATACGGGAGTTCAGGATCTGAGCCCGAACCAGGCCTCCGCGAGCGCGGGCAGCGTCTGCTGCTCGGGGGCGCCCAACTCCCTGAGATACCAAGGCAGATCGCTGTACACGTGCAGCAGCGTGTAGGCGAGCAGCACCGACGGCTCGAAGGTCCTGCCGTATGACTCGCCGAGCAGGGCCAGCAGTTCGGGATCGCCCCCGGTGACGAACAGGCCGACGCTCACGAAGTCGTAGGCCGGGTCCCCGATCATCGCCGGTTCGAAGTCGAAGAGTCCGGTCAGGCGCCGGCCCTCGGGATCGACGAAGAAGTGCTGCCGCATGACCTCGGTGTGCAGCAGTGACCGGCGCGGGGCGCGGGGGAGCGGCACCGAGGCCAGGAAGTCGGGGATCTGCTCCAGCCACACGTCCGGGAGCGCGTGCGCGCGCTGCTGTTCCACCGCCTTCGCGCTCTGGCGGTCCACGAAGGCGCCCCAGTCGCCGGGACCGAGCACATCCTCCAGTGGCCCGGCGTCGAGCGAGTGCAGCACGCCGAGGGCTTCGCCGATCGCGGCCACGAGCCGTTCCCGGTGGGCCCTCGGCACGCGCTCCCAGGAGTGCGCCAGGTTCTCGCCCCGCAGCCGGGACATCAGGACGAACTGCCAGCCGTTCTCGTACACCCCGAACTCGCGTACCTGGGGCGTCGGTACCGGCAACCGCCCCTGGAGATACGACAGAACCCGGCCCTCCGCGATGCCGCGCTCGGCGGAGGACGCGGGGAAGAGCTTGAGCACGTGCTCGTCGCCGACGGCGTAGACCGGCTGCGATCCGTCCGCGAAACGGATCAGTGGTGCACCGGCGAGGCCGAGGCGTGCGCACAGTTCGTGCGCTCCGGGGCGCATCACGCTCTCGTCGGGGACCACCGCGTCCCATGCCTCGTCAGTTTCCACCAGGGGCAGCATGATCGGGACCGTAGACGGCCGTCCGCCGCCTCCACAACGCGTTATCGACACCCGGCCCGCCCTCGCCACGCCCGTCGATTCCTGTCACGATCTTGAGGGGAACCGGCGGTCACCGAAGCCGGTGCTGACGAGCGACGGAGTGCGCATGACGACGGACAGGGGCACGGCGCAGGAGGCGGAGCGGATCGAGGGGACCGGGCCGGTCGCGGGGATCGAGGTGAAGCCCGCCGCCGGGCACATCGGCGCGGAGATCACGGGCGTGGACCTGACGGCCGACCTCGACGACGCGGTCATCGCCGCGATCAGGGCCGCGGTGCTGCGCTGGAAGGTCGTGTTCTTCCGCGACCAACGCCTCGACCACGCCGGACACGTGGCGTTCGCCCGACGGTTCGGCGAACCGGTCGTCCTGCCCCGCCGCGGCAAGGCGTCCCCACCGGACTTCCCCGAGGTGGAGACCACGGCGGACCGCCTGGAACTGGGCGGCCGCTTCGGCATGGACCACGACGAGTGGCTGCGCCGCCGCCGGCACACCCTGCTGCGCGGCTGGCACTGCGACCACGGCGCCCGCGTCGACCCACCCGCCGCGACCATCCTGCGCGCCGAGACGGTCCCGCCGTACGGCGGCGACACGACCTGGTCGAACCTGGCCGCGGCCTACGCCGGACTGTCCACCCCCATAAGGGAGTTCGTGTCGACCCTGCGGGCCGAGCACCGCCTGGGCGTCGGCTACCAGCCACGCCCCGGAGACGACGCCTACGTCCGCCACCTCCTCGACCATCAGGTCGCCACCCTCCACCCCCTGGTACGGGTCCACCCGGAGACCGGCGAGCGGATCCTGTACATCAACGGCTACTACGTCGACCAGATCGCCGACCTCTCCCGCGCCGAGAGCCAGGCCCTGCTCGACCTCCTCCTCGACCAGGCGGTCCGCCCCGAGTACACGGTCCGCTTCCGCTGGGAGCCGGGCAGCGTCGCCTTCTGGGACAACCGCGCGACCATCCACCTCGCACCCAGCGACACCGCCCATCTCGACCACCCCCGCACCATGCACCGAGTGATGCTCACGGGAGAGGTACCGATCGGCGTGGACGGAAAGCCCTCGGAGCCGATCGTGGGCAGCGAACCGGGACGCTGGTGAACCCTCAGACGCAGGTCCGGCAGTACAGATGCGCCCCCGCCGCCCGCGCCCGGCGCGCCAGAGCGGTGAACGTCTCGACGGCCTCCCTGGCGATCCGGAAATCCCCGAAGTCGACCTCCTCGATCTCCTGCCACCGCGCAGCCACCATCGCGACGGCGTCCTCGGGCAGCTCGGCGAGGACGTCCCGCCAGCGGTCGGGCAACTGCTGGAGGACCAGCCCCGTGCTCCAGGGGGAGTCAGGACCTATGGACTCCCCCTGGGGGTACGGCGGTTCGGGCCACACCAATTCCGGCTCGTCCACCAGGTCGGTGAAGGGAACACCCTCGGCGTGGGCCACCAACTGGCCCAGGACGATGTTCGGGTCGAGCCCTTTCGCGTCGACCCAGTCCACACCCGCGTCCTCCAAGGACGTCCCCTGAAGCCAGTCGCCGTCCGGGCCGATGGCCTGGTTCACCGCCGTGGCGTGGTCGCTCGCGAGGAAGTAGTCGTGCAGTACACCCATTCCGGTCTCCGTTGTCGATCCGGTCCTGTGTCGAGTAGAGCAGACGCCACTGACACTGCCCCTGGTCGTGCGACGTATCGAGGCAGGCCCGCCCGTGATCCGGGCGCGGGCTACTCGCCGTCCTCGGAACCGTCTCTCCTCTCGGTCCAGTCCTGCACCAGCACCGCGCCGATCGTCACCGAGGCGACGACGGCCGCGCTCACGACGATCAGCCAGGACAGCAGGGTCAGGATCAGGCCGAGGGAACCGTACTCGGCCAGCGCGCGATTGAGCGCGGTGGGGATGTAGATCCGGGCCGTCAGCGCGAGCGCGCTCGTGGCGCCCGCGGCCAGGAGCGCGCCGGGCAGCAGCGGCAGCCAGGGCATCCGGCCGGCCAGCAGCAGGTGCTGCGTCAACAGCCACACCCCTGTGCTGACCAGGAAGAACAGGATGGTGCCGAGCCACAGACCTACCCCGAAC from Streptomyces davaonensis JCM 4913 encodes the following:
- a CDS encoding glycoside hydrolase family 32 protein, whose translation is MRGMTRRALFAGSAAGTAAALLPVTPANARPRRAAADASYRAEYHFTVPDQWKNDPQRPIWIDGEYLYFYLYNPDYFAGGTTAGTAWRLATSTDLVAFRDRGIAVPKDTTPNGDVWSGSAVVDTGNTASYGAGAVVVLATMEPDETANSQAQYLYYSTDGGRTFTHDGTDPVLPNPGVKDFRDPKVIRDEERGRWVMALAEHTKVGFYHSENLREWTYAGGFVKEGIGVLECPDLFRLTAEDGTARWVLGVSANGKGSGLPNTYAYWTGDFDGSAFAPDAPEPQWLDHGWDWYGAVTFDKHRADGSVDPRARYAIGWLNNWDYANITPTIDTDGFNGTDSIVREVTLSRTASGTYYLASRPVAALDHHVSRTVELGDLEVDGTRVLDYRGTAYELSCEITWEQLTGAGVQLRRSGDGSRHIDAGIYGDYAFLNRRNTVNPDVSGRWQESKSPFDPSAGRVRLRILVDRTSVEMFLDDGRYVHSSEAFPYLIDTGLALFSIDGKAVFRNTVIREFRI
- a CDS encoding carbohydrate ABC transporter permease; this encodes MTNTQIQAVRPRPAAPAASAPRPSARDRGTRLLAALFLAPTVVGIVVFTVVPIAGSIVLSLFHWNVIDDPSFAGAANYREVFSDSTVLVSFRNTLVFMVLAVALQLLIALVLALAVNGRMPMWLRSVFRSAFFFPLVLSAASISVVMKYLFNQDFGVVNWLIGLVGIAPVPWLTSENAAMTAVVLVYVWQQFGFSFLLFVGGLNNIPKEIHEAASLDGATGLRKHLTVTLPLLSPTLLVASVVGIINALQVFEQPYVLTNGGPGDSTRTVVMVIYESAFEQLRFGEASAVGVLLFVLIMAVTALQFRLSRRFVHYQ
- a CDS encoding glycoside hydrolase family 32 protein, whose translation is MSHAPASLDPNAPRFRVRPPANWVNDPNGPFRWRGRHHLFYQHNPDAPVHANVHWGHVSSADLVTWEHHPIALTPTPGGPDEAGCWSGCVVDDDGVPTAVYTGIDHGHTGLGTVCLARAADPDDPTLSEWRPLPTPVVSGPPAGLDVVMFRDPFVFRSGGRRWALLGAGDADGTPSVLLYDCEDLTDWRFACVLLDGNDPVAVEAFGDRAVGWECPQMYATAGGEWVLVVSLWDGDPWATGYLTGSLVPCSEGELRFQARGGGRLDQGRDFYAPAVLQEDGRALMWGWSWEAREQGEVDRAGWAGVLSAPRVVDVHEDGALRVAPAPELELLRATEPFVTAPGEKVPPPDAYDLTVIAVAPTTVTLLRSATGAELTVQLDPAGGGVTLDRSGWPRTGRERAEPIEVRVPGGPRLDVRILLDGSLLELFVGDRATVTERVYRRPDDVPALVVTGAGAAVTGWELVPPTTG
- a CDS encoding carbohydrate ABC transporter permease produces the protein MSQATLNLSRARHSLAPWARITGLAVCALLTLGPVIWTVSTSLRTPAESFDLPPRIIPTDPTVDSYRGVFEQLDVWLLALNSTLVTALIAVGQMITAGLAGYAFARLEFRFKKPLFGLVLATMMVPLQVTIVPVFLVLKSMGLTDTLLGLIIPAFPTAFGTFLMRQYFLGMPKDLGEAAMLDGCGPWRTFRSVYAPLATPGLAIVGVLAFNYHWNEFFRPLILETSGQNYTLPLGLVSLQGNLGTGSISVVLAGVVLSMIPAVAVFVVGQRPLREGITSAGVNR
- a CDS encoding phosphotransferase family protein, with the translated sequence MLPLVETDEAWDAVVPDESVMRPGAHELCARLGLAGAPLIRFADGSQPVYAVGDEHVLKLFPASSAERGIAEGRVLSYLQGRLPVPTPQVREFGVYENGWQFVLMSRLRGENLAHSWERVPRAHRERLVAAIGEALGVLHSLDAGPLEDVLGPGDWGAFVDRQSAKAVEQQRAHALPDVWLEQIPDFLASVPLPRAPRRSLLHTEVMRQHFFVDPEGRRLTGLFDFEPAMIGDPAYDFVSVGLFVTGGDPELLALLGESYGRTFEPSVLLAYTLLHVYSDLPWYLRELGAPEQQTLPALAEAWFGLRS
- a CDS encoding TauD/TfdA dioxygenase family protein; translation: MTTDRGTAQEAERIEGTGPVAGIEVKPAAGHIGAEITGVDLTADLDDAVIAAIRAAVLRWKVVFFRDQRLDHAGHVAFARRFGEPVVLPRRGKASPPDFPEVETTADRLELGGRFGMDHDEWLRRRRHTLLRGWHCDHGARVDPPAATILRAETVPPYGGDTTWSNLAAAYAGLSTPIREFVSTLRAEHRLGVGYQPRPGDDAYVRHLLDHQVATLHPLVRVHPETGERILYINGYYVDQIADLSRAESQALLDLLLDQAVRPEYTVRFRWEPGSVAFWDNRATIHLAPSDTAHLDHPRTMHRVMLTGEVPIGVDGKPSEPIVGSEPGRW
- a CDS encoding extracellular solute-binding protein; translation: MTDSHLTRRTLLRYGAYGAGAASLAGTAASWDRLTGADIPGRDDGSLTVATLGPAYGPEAIRTLTDGFKELHPDIKLRINAVQAVDWSDFFAKILTQIAAGTAPDLVYVATEGVQLFAQRLGVALDKWVKRDAAELREYFADVHPSLVESMMYEGSLYQLPVEFNAADMYLNHQVLKRAGASFPAPDWTRDDFTALLRDMKKSSGSQFTPYFWTNRLWGGVVPWLFANGTNLLTESKAPGGAWLWDGFYPAADRSGRGGGFRWTTPQATDARVEEAYDYLASLIQEDLCTRPEGGNGQNLVGVFSTGRVGVTPAGGFWAGGLHLAGMGASDYDVQYFPRWRTQRMQFGAAGYALLRTSKRQEEAWEFIKYAARRDTLMRLFETNQTTPARRSMLDAARYRETGPQHWQVFYDTLDKFPDTGPIPAPPQVAEVEQVLLKHTGTALASRRAVAPALRRMQSDLEKAMERDV